In Paenibacillus hexagrammi, the following are encoded in one genomic region:
- a CDS encoding aldose 1-epimerase — protein sequence MSIPTKAFEGTYQGEQAVWLQAGPYEAAVLPNTGANLIAFRDTVKNYRFLHEPTLEEMESFKARPFIHGIPVLFPPNRYEDGKFPWNGKVYEFPVNEPSTGNHLHGFVHDIPWKVVSFTADERESRVTLELEVREGHFVYQYFPHDFTITLTYTLSLSGLHQHVMVRNDGKDTMPCLLAFHTSINAPFAPESQASDYTFKLTIGNRWELNDRMLPTGNYQPLTADEEKMKLGELSPFFASMDNHYTTEPQNGSNRMELTDNRTQVKLVYDVGTSYKQWMIWNNGAQPGFFCPEPQMNLVNAPHSHLPAERIGLMSLAPGEIWEESGRLYCMTK from the coding sequence ATGAGTATTCCAACAAAAGCATTTGAAGGTACCTATCAGGGCGAACAAGCCGTTTGGCTGCAAGCCGGCCCTTACGAAGCAGCAGTGCTGCCGAATACAGGCGCGAATCTGATTGCGTTTCGAGACACTGTAAAGAACTATCGATTTTTACATGAACCGACTCTGGAAGAAATGGAATCTTTCAAAGCCAGACCGTTCATCCACGGGATTCCGGTTCTATTTCCTCCTAACCGTTATGAGGACGGTAAATTTCCATGGAACGGCAAAGTCTATGAGTTCCCAGTGAATGAACCTTCGACCGGCAATCATTTACATGGCTTTGTTCACGACATTCCTTGGAAGGTCGTTTCTTTTACAGCTGACGAACGTGAGAGCAGAGTGACGCTAGAGCTGGAAGTTAGAGAAGGACATTTTGTTTATCAATACTTTCCGCATGATTTTACGATAACGCTTACCTACACGCTAAGCCTGAGTGGCCTTCATCAGCATGTTATGGTGCGCAACGACGGTAAGGATACGATGCCGTGCTTACTTGCCTTCCATACTTCCATTAATGCGCCGTTTGCGCCGGAAAGTCAGGCATCGGACTATACGTTCAAGCTAACGATCGGTAACCGCTGGGAGCTGAATGACAGAATGCTGCCGACTGGTAATTATCAACCGCTTACGGCCGACGAAGAGAAGATGAAGCTTGGAGAGCTGTCGCCGTTCTTCGCATCCATGGACAACCATTACACGACAGAGCCGCAAAACGGAAGCAACCGGATGGAGCTTACGGATAATCGTACACAAGTGAAGCTTGTTTACGATGTTGGGACGTCATACAAGCAGTGGATGATATGGAACAATGGCGCGCAGCCGGGCTTCTTCTGTCCTGAGCCTCAGATGAATCTGGTGAATGCGCCGCATTCCCACCTGCCTGCTGAAAGGATCGGTCTTATGTCGCTCGCGCCCGGGGAAATCTGGGAGGAATCAGGCCGTCTTTACTGCATGACCAAATAA
- the araA gene encoding L-arabinose isomerase: protein MHQSAEKVFWFVTGSQHLYGPETLKEVEAHSQQIVQGIDRDPAIPNSLVFKPVLTTPDAIRRLCIDANSDETCAGIITWMHTFSPAKMWIAGLSELRKPLLHLHTQFNRDIPWETIDMDFMNLNQAAHGDREYGFIGARMGIARKVVVGYWEDPAVIGRIAGWMRTSSAFVEGQQLKVARFGDNMRQVAVTEGDKVEAQIKFGWSINGYGVGDLVQRVNDISEAEVNQLMEEYEVQYDITPEGRSAGPIRDAIREQARIELGMKAFLQEGGFSAFTTSFEDLHGLKQLPGLAVQRLMEQGYGFGGEGDWKTAALTRVMKIIADNKGTSFMEDYTYHMEPGNELVLGAHMLEICPTIAATRPSIQVHPLGIGGKADPARLVFDGESGSAINASIIDMGNRFRLLINEVDAVRPMKEMPKLPVARVLWKPQPSLSESAEAWIYAGGAHHTVFSYRVTTEQMLDWAEMAGIEVVVINKHTSPVAFRNELRLNDIAWKLR from the coding sequence ATGCATCAATCAGCGGAAAAAGTGTTTTGGTTTGTTACCGGTAGCCAGCATCTGTATGGACCGGAAACGTTAAAGGAAGTGGAGGCTCACTCCCAGCAAATCGTGCAAGGCATTGACCGTGACCCTGCAATCCCGAATTCCCTTGTGTTCAAACCGGTGCTCACAACCCCGGATGCGATCCGTAGACTTTGTATCGATGCCAATTCCGATGAAACTTGTGCGGGAATCATCACATGGATGCATACGTTCTCGCCGGCGAAGATGTGGATTGCCGGATTGTCCGAGCTTCGCAAGCCTTTGCTCCACTTACATACACAATTTAATCGCGATATTCCTTGGGAAACCATTGATATGGACTTTATGAACCTAAACCAAGCGGCTCACGGTGACCGTGAATACGGATTCATCGGAGCACGCATGGGAATCGCCCGTAAAGTGGTTGTAGGCTATTGGGAAGACCCTGCTGTAATTGGTCGCATTGCAGGCTGGATGCGTACATCTTCTGCTTTTGTAGAAGGACAGCAATTGAAAGTAGCACGTTTTGGCGACAACATGCGTCAAGTAGCCGTTACCGAAGGGGATAAAGTTGAAGCGCAAATTAAATTCGGTTGGTCCATTAACGGTTATGGTGTTGGCGACCTTGTACAGCGAGTCAATGATATTTCCGAAGCTGAAGTTAATCAACTGATGGAAGAATATGAAGTTCAGTACGACATTACGCCGGAAGGCCGCTCCGCTGGACCGATTCGTGATGCCATTCGTGAGCAGGCTCGCATTGAACTAGGAATGAAGGCTTTCTTACAAGAAGGCGGTTTCAGCGCATTTACGACCAGCTTCGAAGATTTGCACGGTCTGAAGCAGCTTCCTGGTCTAGCTGTTCAACGCTTAATGGAGCAAGGCTACGGCTTCGGCGGTGAAGGAGACTGGAAAACAGCTGCTCTGACACGTGTGATGAAGATTATTGCCGACAACAAAGGTACTTCATTCATGGAAGACTACACTTATCATATGGAGCCAGGCAATGAACTCGTACTCGGCGCCCACATGCTGGAAATTTGCCCGACAATCGCAGCGACTCGTCCGTCCATCCAGGTTCATCCACTTGGTATTGGCGGCAAAGCCGACCCAGCTCGCCTCGTATTTGACGGCGAAAGCGGATCCGCTATTAACGCTTCCATCATTGATATGGGCAACCGCTTCCGCCTGCTTATTAATGAAGTGGATGCCGTCCGTCCAATGAAGGAGATGCCGAAGCTTCCTGTTGCCCGCGTACTCTGGAAGCCGCAGCCTTCGCTCAGCGAATCCGCAGAAGCGTGGATCTACGCCGGCGGCGCACACCATACCGTATTCTCTTACCGTGTAACGACTGAACAGATGCTTGACTGGGCGGAGATGGCCGGCATCGAAGTTGTCGTCATCAACAAGCACACTTCACCTGTCGCATTCCGTAACGAGCTTCGACTGAACGACATTGCCTGGAAATTGAGATAA
- a CDS encoding GntR family transcriptional regulator gives MKEKQMPKYLQLKQEILSWLHAGRLKPNDQMPSENEIAEQFQMSRQTVRQTFGALEQEGWLYRVQGKGTFVSTPQSQKGRDVQTIGIVTTYISDYIFPHIVRGAEAALRSRGYRLLLSSTDNDKEKERESLNMMISQPLSGLIIEPTKSAEGNPNLSYFLSLDYHHIPYLMMNAKYAEMNCPCLLVDDEEGGYLAARHLIELGHRHIAGFFKTDDLQGVNRLKGFIRAHREHDVPLSPDLVIHYTTEEKKSKPYESAVSMLSRTEDRPTAFVCYNDELAVHLLEAVRTTGLQVPQDVSMVGFDDSSLAVATEVKLTTLTHPKTELGADAAEMLINMIENKHDRGKMPTKTYTPELVVRESTLRL, from the coding sequence ATGAAAGAAAAACAAATGCCGAAGTATTTGCAGCTGAAACAGGAGATACTGTCATGGCTTCATGCCGGCAGACTTAAGCCGAATGACCAAATGCCGTCGGAGAATGAAATTGCCGAGCAATTTCAGATGAGCAGACAGACGGTACGACAAACGTTCGGAGCGTTAGAGCAGGAAGGATGGCTCTATCGCGTGCAAGGAAAAGGCACATTTGTTTCCACGCCCCAATCGCAAAAAGGCCGCGATGTCCAGACGATCGGCATCGTAACCACGTATATATCGGATTACATTTTCCCGCATATCGTACGAGGAGCAGAGGCGGCTCTGCGCAGCAGGGGCTACCGCTTGCTCTTGTCCAGTACGGACAACGACAAGGAAAAGGAAAGAGAAAGCCTGAATATGATGATCAGCCAACCGCTCAGCGGGTTAATCATAGAACCAACGAAAAGTGCCGAAGGTAATCCGAATTTGAGCTACTTCTTATCGCTCGATTATCATCATATTCCTTATCTTATGATGAATGCGAAGTATGCTGAGATGAACTGCCCGTGTTTGCTGGTCGATGACGAAGAAGGCGGTTATTTGGCTGCCAGACATCTCATTGAGCTGGGGCACAGGCATATTGCCGGTTTTTTCAAAACCGACGATCTTCAAGGAGTTAACCGCTTAAAGGGCTTTATTCGAGCTCATCGTGAGCATGATGTACCGTTGTCGCCGGATCTGGTGATCCATTATACGACGGAAGAGAAGAAGAGCAAACCCTATGAAAGTGCCGTAAGTATGCTATCGCGTACCGAAGACCGTCCTACTGCTTTCGTATGCTACAATGATGAACTGGCTGTCCACCTGCTGGAGGCTGTCCGGACAACTGGACTTCAAGTGCCGCAGGATGTATCCATGGTTGGTTTTGACGACTCTTCACTAGCTGTTGCAACGGAAGTGAAGCTAACCACGTTGACGCATCCAAAGACGGAGCTTGGCGCTGATGCGGCTGAAATGCTGATCAATATGATAGAAAACAAACACGATCGTGGAAAGATGCCCACGAAAACATACACCCCTGAACTGGTTGTCAGGGAGTCCACCTTACGATTGTAA
- a CDS encoding class I SAM-dependent methyltransferase, with the protein MKLQLKETYDHNARFRDTTKVQSWKIAEMDRFIAKLQEAGLGRRVLDLGSGPGQQAMYLQDHGCEVHCVDLSDEMVRICKEKGLEATVMDFYSLDLEQLSFDAVWCMNALLHVPKDSLGKVLGQVEKVIKPDGFVYMGLYGGYESEGIWEDDDYLPQRFFSFYEDDHIQHRVNEVFTISEFYSMPVEGSRLQYQAMVAWKKQNNPLKNPN; encoded by the coding sequence GTGAAATTACAATTAAAAGAAACTTACGATCATAACGCTCGTTTTCGAGACACTACGAAGGTCCAATCCTGGAAGATAGCAGAGATGGACCGTTTTATAGCTAAGCTTCAAGAGGCTGGTCTCGGCAGAAGGGTGCTGGATTTAGGCAGCGGTCCCGGTCAGCAGGCGATGTATTTGCAGGACCACGGCTGTGAAGTGCACTGCGTGGACTTATCCGATGAAATGGTGCGGATTTGCAAGGAAAAAGGTCTTGAGGCAACCGTCATGGACTTTTACTCCTTGGATTTGGAGCAGCTGTCTTTTGATGCCGTATGGTGCATGAACGCGCTGCTTCATGTTCCGAAGGATAGCTTGGGCAAGGTGCTTGGACAAGTAGAAAAGGTAATAAAGCCGGATGGCTTTGTGTACATGGGCTTATATGGGGGCTACGAGAGTGAAGGAATTTGGGAGGATGATGACTATCTCCCGCAGCGTTTCTTTTCTTTCTACGAAGATGATCACATACAGCACAGAGTAAATGAAGTGTTTACGATTTCTGAATTCTACTCGATGCCGGTTGAAGGCTCTAGATTGCAATATCAAGCAATGGTTGCATGGAAAAAGCAGAATAATCCGCTAAAGAACCCAAATTAG
- a CDS encoding thioesterase domain-containing protein has product MALQKEARSISVYVSAGFATAPDFLDEFAWQVEQGLKASGWLAKVRIYFPYGDWRRKGGFQLREIASDMWRGAFKRRAAYGGKHLAAYVQRHAPAHEPLLLIGHSGGGVAAVHAANQLEQAGWPILGVVQIGSPKCAVAPPLRERTLYVFTTAESGRKLTAIDPVTRLGTWGGWTSSYYTGIWWDPLKYAPLTRTKLSLIGGHPDYFRNHAPYIQQGQTNLQLTMSSIWTWLQRLYPNQF; this is encoded by the coding sequence ATGGCACTTCAAAAAGAGGCAAGGAGCATTTCTGTATATGTGAGCGCGGGCTTTGCGACTGCGCCGGATTTTCTCGATGAATTTGCGTGGCAAGTGGAACAAGGCTTGAAGGCTTCCGGCTGGCTGGCAAAAGTCCGGATATATTTTCCATACGGGGACTGGAGACGAAAAGGCGGCTTTCAGCTTCGAGAGATTGCATCCGATATGTGGAGGGGCGCGTTTAAACGGAGAGCGGCTTACGGTGGTAAGCATTTGGCCGCTTATGTCCAGCGCCATGCTCCTGCTCACGAGCCGCTTTTGCTGATTGGACACAGCGGTGGCGGGGTGGCAGCCGTACACGCCGCAAACCAGCTGGAGCAGGCGGGATGGCCGATTCTCGGGGTGGTCCAAATCGGATCGCCAAAATGCGCCGTCGCCCCGCCCTTAAGAGAGCGGACGCTATATGTATTTACGACTGCAGAAAGCGGCAGAAAGCTGACCGCCATAGATCCTGTGACGAGACTTGGCACCTGGGGTGGTTGGACGTCAAGCTATTACACCGGAATCTGGTGGGATCCATTGAAATACGCACCTTTAACCCGCACTAAGCTTTCACTGATAGGCGGTCATCCGGATTATTTTAGAAATCATGCTCCTTACATCCAACAAGGGCAAACCAACCTGCAGCTGACCATGTCTTCCATTTGGACCTGGCTTCAGCGTCTTTATCCCAACCAATTTTGA
- a CDS encoding YpbS family protein, translating to MSVHEAISKHSTQQHLHLVRFTELDQQREQAIDEAVDLCKRGLPFTVNRINAITEAIIAHAKHGISPLRSYVTEDMVRDYVAKL from the coding sequence ATGAGTGTACATGAAGCCATATCCAAACATTCTACGCAACAACACCTTCATCTGGTACGTTTTACGGAACTGGACCAACAGCGGGAACAAGCAATTGATGAAGCCGTCGATCTTTGCAAACGAGGCCTGCCGTTTACCGTTAATCGTATTAATGCCATTACAGAAGCTATCATCGCACACGCTAAGCATGGAATTTCACCACTTCGTTCGTATGTAACGGAGGACATGGTCCGCGATTACGTGGCCAAGCTATAA
- a CDS encoding NUDIX hydrolase, with product MSKEEEWFDIFDENMNRIGAAPRSEVHAKGMWHQTFQCWIVSCEKEAPMILLQLRHPDKDLFPDLLDISCAGHLAAGETIYDGVRELAEELGIEAQFDELLPCGIYAEEDVISEQLADREFCHVFVFKHDRPLKEYMLQPEEVSGLFAVPLQQFRELITHQLDAISAEGVLLTLNGSLQAVQRRIALNDIVPHPQDYYELVFRGIDKLGL from the coding sequence GTGAGTAAAGAGGAAGAATGGTTTGATATATTCGACGAGAACATGAACCGGATCGGGGCTGCTCCCCGCTCAGAAGTGCATGCTAAAGGCATGTGGCATCAAACCTTTCAATGCTGGATCGTAAGTTGTGAAAAGGAAGCACCGATGATTCTGCTGCAGCTTCGGCATCCCGACAAGGATTTGTTCCCTGATCTGCTGGACATTTCTTGTGCCGGACACCTGGCTGCAGGTGAAACCATATATGATGGAGTGAGAGAGCTTGCGGAGGAACTGGGGATTGAGGCTCAATTCGACGAGCTGCTTCCATGTGGGATCTATGCCGAAGAAGATGTCATCAGTGAGCAGTTGGCGGATCGGGAATTCTGTCATGTCTTTGTTTTTAAACACGACCGACCGCTGAAGGAGTACATGCTCCAGCCTGAAGAAGTAAGCGGACTATTTGCTGTGCCCTTGCAGCAGTTTCGTGAACTGATTACTCATCAATTGGATGCCATTTCGGCTGAAGGCGTACTGCTTACATTGAATGGATCATTACAAGCGGTGCAGAGAAGGATTGCGCTGAACGATATCGTACCGCATCCCCAAGATTATTACGAACTGGTGTTTCGAGGAATTGATAAGCTGGGCCTATAG
- a CDS encoding Dabb family protein: MSLTKIKHMVTFSLHAGKDTPEAEAFLKTSAAELAPIPGVEHFEVFHQVSSKNEFDYGFSMVFADQAAYEAYNQHPVHQKYVAERWLKEVSRFQEIDFKLHEALHS; this comes from the coding sequence ATGAGTCTTACGAAGATTAAACACATGGTTACGTTCAGTCTGCATGCAGGCAAGGATACACCGGAAGCAGAAGCTTTTCTAAAAACAAGCGCTGCGGAGCTAGCTCCGATTCCTGGTGTAGAGCATTTTGAAGTATTTCATCAGGTGAGCTCCAAGAACGAGTTTGATTATGGATTTTCCATGGTTTTTGCCGATCAGGCGGCGTATGAAGCTTATAATCAACATCCTGTGCATCAAAAATATGTGGCGGAACGATGGTTGAAGGAAGTTAGCCGTTTTCAGGAGATCGACTTCAAGCTTCATGAAGCGCTGCACTCCTAG